gtgtgtgtgtgtgtgtgtgtgtgtgtgtgtgtgtgtgtgtctttcagctAAGGCAGGGGGCCAGCACAGTGAACAGATCAGGGGAGAGTCTAAGTGGGTTTATCAGTACCCGagagtcaacacacacacacacacacacacacacacacacacacacacacacacacacacacacacacacacacacacacacacacacacacacacacacacacacacacacacacacacacacacacacacacacacatcaaaagtCAAAACTGttgcacacaaacagaaagtaaaatataaaaacaaagatatgaGGAGTAGGACACATACAGCCAGATTTAGGCATATGCttatgtgcaaacacacacacacgcacacatataaatatatgcacacacatacacatacagggagagaaaggagTATTAGACCCAAGCAAAGCAAACCTGTGAGCGTGAAAGCGCCTTACTGCCTGCCTGCTAGCAAGAGATGTGACTGGATTCTTAAGCAGCCAGCTAGAGAGTGAGGgctgctaaacacacacacacacacacacacacacacacacacacacacacacacacacacacacacacacacacacacacacacacacacacacacacacacacacacacacacacacacactccctctcacTCAAAAAACGTTCATATCTCAAGGTTCAGACGAAGGCTCGTGCCTCATTTCTCTTGTAGCTCGGTACCTCGGATGCCCCAGCGTTGTTGAGGTAACGATCAGGTGTGTTTGCTCACTTCTGTCTGTGATTTCCCATGGTGTTGTATCTTTATTTTGATCACATTTATTGGCTTTTCAGATCATTCTACCTCCTAGGACCTGGCGTACACATACGTGGACATCACATTTTTGGTCATATGACCACAGTCGTTAATTCTGCTGAACTGTTGCCTCATGGCCAAGTATGTGGACACTTACACTGTCATCTGGTGGTGTCAGAAGAGTACAACACACTACGGTAAGAATTAAAAATGGCGGCAAACACAAGGGATAATTCAAGTGgcagctccaaacacaaacctcgACAAGGTAAGAAGTCCTATcatatttcaaggctttttctGATTTAGATATTTATCAAAGCATTGTATGTTTGTCATGACatgcaaatttgacaaaaaatgtgtgaaaataacaatttggtaTGCTGCTAAACATGATGTACACGTATGTGTACATCGGGACTTAGGTTGGtcaaaaatgctaatatgttaGCAAAAATGTGCACGAGTAAAATAGCTTATAGCTAACTCTGGTGCAGCTAAAAAGCTGTACATTGtcccaatgaaataaataacaattaaataactaaatacatacataaatacataaattagttgggttaaaaatgttaatatgctaGTAAAAATGTGCCTTGCTATAGCTAATAGCTAGAGTTGTTTATAGCTATCTCTGGTGCAGTTGAAAAGCTGtcccagtgaaataaataacaaagaaatacatacatatataaatgacattggtttgtatttgattttttcatgtttttatttccagagcGTTTTTCTGTGCAAACAGCATTGGAGCAATTTTGGCTAAATGATGGAGACAACTCAGATTTGGAAGACTTGTCTGACAACGATGATCCCATCCTGGATGCCAATTACCAACCCCGAACACAGGAGCgaagcagcagtgaggatgaggatgacagTAGTGATGATGAGGACCCCATTCCTCAGCCCACTGAGCACAGCAGAGGACGTAAACGTCTCCGTGGTGCAAATAATGGTTAGCCAAGACCCAgtggatatttgtttattttaggcaGGGCCTAAGGGCTAGGTGAAGGATAGGAagcaaaatgcttatttacaaCACTTGTTGACAGGTTCAGGGACAGGGACAGATACAGGTTCATCCCTGCAAGTCTCAGAATCGACCTGAATGCGCATCTATTGATGAGCAGATGATTCCTTTCACAGGAGCCTGTCCATGCAGACAATATCTGCCAATGAAGCCAAACCCAGTTGGCATCAAGAACTTCGTTTGTGCTACAGCAGATGGCATTGTGCTGGACTTTGATCTGTATCAAGGTACAGGTGCACTGCTTGAGCAGGTCGAAGAAGAGGTGGGCCTGGGGTTGGGAGGCTTAGTCTTGGCTCGTCTGTGTCAAACTCTGCATCGTGGCACAAAAGTGTATTGTGACCGGTTCTTCACAAGCATCCGAGGTGTGgaacaaatgatgaagaaggagatgtaCATTACTGGTACAATAATGAAGAACAGACTCGCTGGCGCGAAGGAGAAGCTACCCTCtgacaaaaccatgaaaaacacaggaagaggtacCTCATCAGAACTTTCCACTGAAGACGGAAAGTTGTGTGTAGTGAAGTGGTATGACAACAAACCAGTATTGATGATGTCTGTTGTTCATGGCACAGAGCCTGAAGACACCTGCCAGCGCTGGGACAAGAAATTGAAACAGTATGTGACTGTCTCGCGACCAAGCATTGTCCGTGAGTACAACCTCAAGATGGGTGGAGTGGATTTGATCGATAGAATGATTAGCTACTATCGCATGAGCGCCCGTACTAAGAAGTGGACGATGCGGATGCTAATGCACTTCACAGATCTGGCTTTAGGTAACAGCTGGCTACTCTACCGCAAAGACCTCGCAATATGTGCTGCACCAAAGAAGAGCATCATGCAGTTCCTTGAGTTCCGTACAGAAATTGCTACGACCCTCTTGGCCCAGCATCACGGTCAAGGAAGCCATGCAGACCTCTCTGAacagtcagaggaagaagacaactcAAATCAAGGGAACAAACGTCCTGTGACGGCAGTGCCCCATGTCTCGGTCCGCAGGAGGGCGAATGCCCATCTCCCAGAGATGATCAGCCTGAAGAACGCGGCGCGCTGCAGGGTAGCAGGCTGCACTGGAAGAACCCGAGTGCGTTGTGTGACCTGCAAAGTGTTCTTGTGCTTGCAAGGCGATCGCAACTGTTACACAGCCtttcacacatagacacacatacactgcagcacaacacacacacacacacacacacacacacacacacacacacacacacacacacacacactgctgcaatgcaaaatttcacataacacatactgtaactgtgactctccaaagggggcaaaaatgttttgtttttcttcattttgttgtgttttttcacaatgatgttcaaaacacaaacaatagttgaaagttgaaaaaactgctgtgttcaaggttgaaataaaatagtttttcactctattacaaaaaggtgactttaatgtgttttatggaaattcAGACCCAgtgtccacatatgtggacatcatttttctctaaaagtacatcatgtcaAAAGATGATACTTAGTTTTTATACTTATCAGGTTCCAATAAGCCCAAatagcaaagagaaataaaaaatgcatataaaaaaaca
The sequence above is drawn from the Eleginops maclovinus isolate JMC-PN-2008 ecotype Puerto Natales chromosome 15, JC_Emac_rtc_rv5, whole genome shotgun sequence genome and encodes:
- the LOC134876571 gene encoding piggyBac transposable element-derived protein 3-like; this encodes MAANTRDNSSGSSKHKPRQERFSVQTALEQFWLNDGDNSDLEDLSDNDDPILDANYQPRTQERSSSEDEDDSSDDEDPIPQPTEHSRGRKRLRGANNGACPCRQYLPMKPNPVGIKNFVCATADGIVLDFDLYQGTGALLEQVEEEVGLGLGGLVLARLCQTLHRGTKVYCDRFFTSIRGVEQMMKKEMYITGTIMKNRLAGAKEKLPSDKTMKNTGRGTSSELSTEDGKLCVVKWYDNKPVLMMSVVHGTEPEDTCQRWDKKLKQYVTVSRPSIVREYNLKMGGVDLIDRMISYYRMSARTKKWTMRMLMHFTDLALGNSWLLYRKDLAICAAPKKSIMQFLEFRTEIATTLLAQHHGQGSHADLSEQSEEEDNSNQGNKRPVTAVPHVSVRRRANAHLPEMISLKNAARCRVAGCTGRTRVRCVTCKVFLCLQGDRNCYTAFHT